The DNA region TTTTATCCTTGTCTTTGTCTTTGTCTTTGTCTTTATCCTGTTTGTCAGGCTTCGCGTTTCCCTTGGAATCGGACTGGATATCTCCGACCACGATACCCAAACCGTTGGTCCCGATGTACACTCTTCCGTATACCCGCGGATCGCCGGTTATGACGCGATTGGCCGATCCGAATTGATGCTCATCGTCATTGATTCGAATCCAGCTCGCTCCCCCGTTGTCCGAACGATAGATTCCGTACTTGTTATTTATTTTGGCGTAGGTGTACAGGGCCATCACGTTTTGCCCAGGTGCTGCCTTGCCGAAGCCGATGGTAGCCGCCTCCTGGATCCCCTCCAGCTTGACGAAGCTCTTGCCGGAATCCGTCGAGTGCCATAAACCATAAGCACTTTGCGTGTTGCTGTTGTCTCTGGCGGCCGCGATCCAAATCTCCCCTTCCGTTCCCGGAACCGCCTTGAATTTGCTGGTCAAGGTCTGCGGCAGCCCCGTCGCCTGAGAGGCTCTAAAGGTTGCCCCGCCATCATTACTGATATAGAACTTGCCGTTGGCCATTCCATAGAACTTGCTCGGGTTTACGCGGTCGGAAGAAATGATTGCTCCTTCCGGTATCCCTTGCGAAGCATGCCAGGTAAGACCCCGGTCCTTGGTGTAGCTTACAGGGCGTACGCTTTCGGATGAGCTGCTCTTCGGACTCCAGACAATTCGGCTTCCGTCAGCACCGACGGCCACCCATCCGCCTTCGGTCTTGTCGCCCTCGGCCGATGGCCAGGCATTGGCGGCTGGCGTCCAGGTCTTCCCGTTATCCATGGAAATGCCCATTCTTGGAGCCGTACCTTCAGCATTACCTACCCGAACGATGATGTTGGGGTTCAATTCCGCATAGTCGATATCGGTGCTCGTACCGAGATACGGATTGGTAATCATCTGCGGCGCTTTCGTCAAATCTTCATGCCGGAAGCCCCCGATATCCCCCATCGCGCTCAGCAGCGGCGCTCCCGATGGAGGACTGATCAAGCCGAGAATCGCCGTTTCTTCGATCCCGTTCGCCTGCACGGAAATGTTGACGTTCTGCCCCCGATCAAGTGCGGTCATGTTATCGGTCCCGTATAGCGTCGCCCCCGTACCATACAGGATGCGGTCCGAATTGAACGGATCGATCTCCAGATCGCCGATCATCCAGCCCAGCTTAGGCGAAATTTCGGGCAGCGCTTTCTTCTCTCCCCAGTCCAGCCATGGAGATATCGCGTAATCGATCGTGAACCGGTTATCCCTGACCGGATCCTTCGAATAGTCCAGCGTCCATAGCGATGTCCATGTTTTGCCGCCGTCCGTGCTGCGGAAGATGAACTCGTCCGGCCACCACTTGTTCATCGTCGCCACCATCAGTGTATCCGGATGTCTGGCATCCACCGAGATGCCCCCATACGGATGCTCGGTGCTGCCTGTCGGGCTGACATCCGTCCACTGGCCCGTCTTCGTATTATACTTCCATACGGCTCCCGTACCGCCGTCATACGGACCGATAAACTCATTGTACGTAATATACAAGTTTCCATTAGAGCTTAATACGCCGTGATGCGGGAAGAAATTCTGGCGCGGCTGTCCCGGAA from Paenibacillus ihbetae includes:
- a CDS encoding WD40/YVTN/BNR-like repeat-containing protein, translating into MFKKLCSITLAASLTFSIGGAAFAGSPGDQGKQPPGRNGIQEQAYSWDRAKVVGGGFIPGIVFNPSEKDLIYARTDIGGAYRWNPETGSWIQLMNFVGFDEWNMLGVESLATDPVDPDRLYIAAGTYTNDWTDMNGVLLRSKDRGDSFERTALPFKLGGNMPGRSMGERLAIDPNDNRILYLGARSGNGLWRSTDYGKTWSKVTSFPNDGSAKDFYGDIVGPVWITFDPSTGSRGQATQTIYVGVADTANSIYRSTDGGQSWELLPGQPRQNFFPHHGVLSSNGNLYITYNEFIGPYDGGTGAVWKYNTKTGQWTDVSPTGSTEHPYGGISVDARHPDTLMVATMNKWWPDEFIFRSTDGGKTWTSLWTLDYSKDPVRDNRFTIDYAISPWLDWGEKKALPEISPKLGWMIGDLEIDPFNSDRILYGTGATLYGTDNMTALDRGQNVNISVQANGIEETAILGLISPPSGAPLLSAMGDIGGFRHEDLTKAPQMITNPYLGTSTDIDYAELNPNIIVRVGNAEGTAPRMGISMDNGKTWTPAANAWPSAEGDKTEGGWVAVGADGSRIVWSPKSSSSESVRPVSYTKDRGLTWHASQGIPEGAIISSDRVNPSKFYGMANGKFYISNDGGATFRASQATGLPQTLTSKFKAVPGTEGEIWIAAARDNSNTQSAYGLWHSTDSGKSFVKLEGIQEAATIGFGKAAPGQNVMALYTYAKINNKYGIYRSDNGGASWIRINDDEHQFGSANRVITGDPRVYGRVYIGTNGLGIVVGDIQSDSKGNAKPDKQDKDKDKDKDKDKNKDKKEKQDNKNNKDNKNNSKNNGSKSNNGNKNNNGN